One window of the Candidatus Margulisiibacteriota bacterium genome contains the following:
- a CDS encoding glycosyltransferase family 9 protein, translating into MRNTFKNILVIRPDAIGDQTLITPALSALRQRFPEAKITLLTRRYSAAIFEDTPLFDDLLFDEELYDKIFKKERIAWRTIARYSKEIRKRKFDLAVFFTDHWSYSMIALLGKVPCRLGDKAHLITALFKNIKALQRWKDITRHETEQNLLLLEPLGIKGEPAEMTILPTTENLARIKQIFAENGIADSDQVIGLHLGTGSGNKPWDPLGWPELVKLIMTRHPRAKIVLSGGPNDREKAARVTGEVKGVLDLTDRLSLGELVALIASFSVYVGVDTGPFHLAAALKRPMVAIFTSKAAKPTRWGPWKTKHVVVRKKSSCPKYCDASHCPDTLCQTEIKPGEIADALDKLLKGEGLKTHSEAFADWCKKTFCVTYSFFSRDEKLIAKAASFLDQMINDGYMLSLVTSPDHPLAKEFKGRLTLYTFNRRPGLFSLGQLLKIFVLENTNIIHPLDKAGRWIFSLAAILSANKLQIPAVLIKGKGCFRSSAEARSYYITACRSIKY; encoded by the coding sequence ATGAGAAACACGTTTAAAAACATTTTAGTCATCAGGCCGGACGCGATCGGCGATCAAACTTTGATCACCCCCGCCCTCTCGGCTTTGCGTCAGCGTTTTCCCGAAGCCAAAATTACTCTATTGACCAGGCGCTACAGCGCCGCGATCTTTGAGGATACTCCGCTTTTTGACGACCTGCTCTTTGACGAAGAGCTTTACGACAAGATCTTCAAGAAAGAACGGATCGCCTGGCGGACGATCGCCCGCTATAGCAAAGAGATCAGAAAGAGGAAATTTGACCTGGCAGTTTTTTTTACCGACCACTGGAGCTACTCCATGATCGCCCTCCTGGGAAAGGTCCCTTGCCGTTTGGGGGATAAAGCCCACCTGATAACCGCTCTGTTTAAAAACATCAAAGCGCTGCAAAGGTGGAAAGATATAACCCGCCATGAAACGGAACAAAACCTCCTTCTGCTTGAGCCGCTGGGGATCAAAGGGGAACCGGCCGAGATGACGATCCTCCCCACGACAGAAAATCTGGCCAGGATCAAACAGATCTTTGCGGAAAACGGGATCGCGGATAGCGACCAGGTGATCGGGCTCCACCTGGGGACCGGGAGCGGCAACAAGCCGTGGGACCCGCTCGGCTGGCCCGAATTGGTCAAACTGATCATGACCCGGCACCCGCGCGCTAAGATCGTCTTGAGCGGTGGGCCAAATGACCGGGAAAAAGCGGCCAGGGTAACTGGCGAAGTAAAAGGGGTGCTCGACCTGACCGACCGACTCTCTCTCGGCGAACTGGTCGCCCTGATCGCCAGCTTTTCGGTTTATGTCGGGGTCGACACCGGACCTTTCCATCTGGCGGCGGCGCTGAAGCGGCCGATGGTCGCGATCTTCACTTCCAAGGCGGCCAAGCCGACCCGCTGGGGCCCCTGGAAGACCAAACATGTAGTCGTCAGAAAAAAGAGCAGCTGTCCTAAATATTGCGACGCCAGCCACTGCCCCGACACCCTCTGCCAGACCGAAATAAAACCGGGGGAGATCGCCGACGCGCTGGATAAATTGCTTAAAGGAGAAGGATTAAAGACCCATAGCGAAGCCTTTGCCGACTGGTGCAAAAAGACTTTTTGCGTCACCTACAGCTTTTTCAGCCGGGATGAAAAGCTGATCGCCAAGGCCGCCTCTTTCCTCGATCAGATGATCAATGACGGATACATGCTCTCCCTGGTCACCTCGCCTGATCATCCGCTGGCCAAAGAATTTAAAGGACGGCTAACCCTCTATACTTTCAATCGCCGGCCAGGTCTTTTTTCGCTCGGCCAACTGCTCAAGATCTTTGTTCTGGAAAACACCAATATAATCCACCCGCTCGATAAGGCCGGACGCTGGATATTTTCGCTGGCAGCGATCTTATCTGCAAATAAGCTGCAGATTCCGGCGGTGCTGATCAAGGGGAAAGGGTGTTTCCGGTCGTCTGCCGAGGCTCGCTCTTATTACATTACCGCCTGTCGGAGCATTAAATACTAG
- a CDS encoding glycosyltransferase family 9 protein: MVKILIVKLGAIGDVLRTTSLLPGLHDKFNRQATIDWLTSGSAKDILLNNQLISRLAIWEERGELNDYKLIIGLEDDKKACEYVASRQVEQVVGAYLKNGRQTYTTSGWFDMSMISRFGLEQANVLKKRNQNTYQQHMAALLGIEISPYVFNLKPEEREYGEKVIRGLGIGKSETVVGINTGAGKRWPLKSWGVGRTIDLVMRLRKELGVVSLILGGEQEQERNALIAKETDMPSAGSHSLRGFAAVIDQTKALVSSDSLAMHFGVALKKRLVIFFGPTSAAEIELYGLGEKLLAPIDCAVCYKKKCEKKPNCMDLVSVDEMFQAMKRQLASI, translated from the coding sequence ATGGTAAAAATACTGATTGTTAAATTGGGGGCGATCGGGGACGTTCTCCGCACCACTTCGCTCCTTCCAGGTTTGCACGACAAGTTTAATCGCCAGGCCACTATTGACTGGCTGACCTCTGGCTCGGCCAAAGATATCCTCCTGAATAACCAGCTGATCAGCCGTTTGGCAATATGGGAAGAGCGGGGAGAGCTTAACGACTATAAACTGATCATTGGTTTGGAAGACGACAAAAAAGCTTGCGAATACGTTGCGTCTAGGCAGGTGGAACAGGTTGTCGGCGCTTACCTGAAGAATGGCAGGCAGACCTATACCACCTCTGGCTGGTTTGATATGTCGATGATCTCCCGCTTTGGGCTGGAGCAAGCGAACGTCCTGAAAAAAAGGAACCAAAATACCTACCAACAGCACATGGCCGCTCTGCTCGGGATCGAGATCTCTCCTTACGTATTTAATCTGAAGCCGGAGGAGAGGGAATATGGGGAGAAGGTGATCAGGGGATTAGGGATTGGTAAAAGCGAAACAGTTGTTGGGATCAATACCGGCGCGGGAAAACGATGGCCGCTTAAAAGTTGGGGAGTGGGGCGGACGATCGATCTGGTCATGAGGCTCCGGAAAGAGCTTGGGGTGGTTTCCCTGATCTTAGGTGGGGAGCAGGAGCAGGAACGGAACGCCTTGATCGCTAAAGAAACCGATATGCCGAGCGCCGGTTCGCATTCATTGCGCGGATTTGCCGCGGTCATTGATCAGACCAAAGCGCTTGTCTCAAGCGACAGCCTGGCGATGCATTTTGGGGTCGCCCTGAAAAAACGGCTGGTAATATTCTTTGGGCCGACCTCCGCCGCCGAGATCGAACTATACGGGCTGGGGGAAAAACTCCTCGCCCCGATCGATTGCGCGGTCTGCTACAAAAAGAAATGCGAAAAAAAACCGAATTGCATGGATCTCGTTTCCGTCGATGAGATGTTTCAGGCAATGAAGCGGCAGCTGGCTAGTATTTAA
- a CDS encoding glycosyltransferase family 2 protein, whose translation MTQNIGLMLTRNEEDVIEEVMEVNKKHFDKILVLDGSDDRTEEIVRSYDCVKYFLKDKEIIDRLPNRKFEDGARQFLLERAQARYPVEGWFTLLHGDEIWHDDPNWVANEAEKARAEKVNWYVMNFFLHPSDKERDLESIRSVQERLLWYCPGYLEIRQFRNKPGIYYDLGQRNNTLPHGIGWQIYKHFPVYKHYPYRSVSQMMKKKEQHLKSGFSVSYNKLQTADDCFVEILPNYKQARRFDGSFNEFELKKQGSLLRRWVRGHKFITW comes from the coding sequence ATGACACAGAACATCGGATTAATGTTGACGAGGAACGAAGAAGACGTGATCGAAGAGGTCATGGAGGTCAATAAAAAGCACTTTGACAAGATCCTGGTCCTGGACGGTTCCGACGACCGGACCGAAGAGATCGTCAGAAGCTATGACTGCGTGAAGTACTTCCTTAAAGATAAAGAAATTATCGACCGTCTCCCCAACCGGAAGTTCGAAGACGGGGCCCGCCAGTTTTTGCTGGAAAGGGCGCAGGCGCGGTATCCGGTGGAAGGGTGGTTTACTCTTCTTCATGGCGATGAGATCTGGCATGACGACCCGAATTGGGTAGCAAACGAAGCGGAAAAAGCGCGGGCCGAAAAGGTCAACTGGTACGTGATGAACTTTTTTCTTCATCCTTCGGACAAGGAGAGGGACCTTGAGTCGATAAGATCGGTCCAGGAGCGTCTCCTCTGGTATTGCCCGGGCTATCTTGAGATCCGCCAGTTCCGCAACAAACCGGGGATCTATTATGATCTGGGACAGCGGAACAATACCTTGCCCCACGGGATAGGCTGGCAGATCTACAAGCATTTTCCGGTTTACAAGCATTATCCATACCGTTCTGTCAGCCAGATGATGAAAAAAAAGGAACAGCATTTAAAATCGGGTTTTTCGGTCAGCTACAATAAGCTTCAGACAGCCGACGATTGTTTTGTCGAGATCCTGCCAAATTACAAGCAGGCGAGGCGCTTTGACGGCTCCTTCAACGAATTCGAGCTTAAAAAGCAGGGGTCCCTTCTCAGGCGCTGGGTAAGAGGGCACAAATTCATCACATGGTAA
- a CDS encoding glycosyltransferase family 39 protein: protein MNLPLFLIVAINLLKLGLIRFFPLIGDEAYYWLWGQHLAFSYVDHPPMIAYLNRVLATLFGNSELAVRLAALTIVALVTYIIYLTAKELFGKQTALWSALFFNLIPTFFGGGMFLVPQMLVFFFWSLSCYLLIRLIKSGDGKYWYYLGISIGLGLLSDYVMALFIFATFMYLIVDQEKRFWFWRKEPYLGLCLSLGLFLPVIVWNFGLGFTPLFYWGGKMGAGPRIGDNLLNFFGLQTLLYTPPIFLGTIYLIFKQFWKPKTNREVYSQVFLMATFAGAVFLPFALISPIINVGGHWPACAYLPAIVASGKMKRWTIVVLLIFALILDGAGLSYYLFAYPTPADLKGKEFSINAQLPAYIKETTPKSGKTYYFANDLGMLGLVAFHGQVKVNMAPGRLKQVDLWGTPRLNKGDNIIYFAINEFELHQKLAPLFQKVWVEPKRRLFNKDADLPRLTRIYHAEGYKGGLIP from the coding sequence ATGAATTTGCCGCTTTTCTTAATTGTCGCTATTAACCTCTTAAAACTCGGCTTGATCCGCTTTTTTCCGTTAATTGGGGACGAAGCTTACTATTGGCTCTGGGGGCAACACCTTGCTTTCAGCTATGTCGACCATCCGCCGATGATCGCTTATCTTAACCGGGTCCTGGCCACTCTCTTTGGCAACAGCGAACTTGCGGTCCGCCTGGCAGCGCTGACGATCGTCGCGCTGGTCACTTACATCATATATTTGACCGCCAAAGAACTTTTTGGCAAACAGACCGCCCTTTGGAGCGCCCTTTTCTTTAATCTGATCCCAACTTTTTTTGGCGGCGGGATGTTCCTGGTCCCGCAGATGCTGGTCTTTTTCTTCTGGTCTCTGAGTTGCTATCTGCTGATCAGGCTAATAAAAAGCGGCGATGGTAAATACTGGTATTACCTGGGAATATCGATCGGCCTGGGGCTTTTGAGCGATTACGTCATGGCCCTTTTTATCTTTGCTACCTTTATGTATCTGATCGTCGACCAGGAAAAGCGATTTTGGTTTTGGCGCAAAGAACCTTACCTCGGCCTCTGCCTTAGCCTCGGCCTTTTCCTCCCTGTTATTGTCTGGAACTTTGGTCTCGGTTTCACCCCTCTCTTTTACTGGGGAGGGAAAATGGGGGCCGGACCGCGGATCGGCGACAACCTGCTCAACTTTTTCGGGTTGCAGACCCTGCTCTACACTCCGCCGATATTTCTCGGAACGATCTATTTAATCTTTAAACAATTCTGGAAACCCAAGACTAACCGCGAAGTTTATTCGCAGGTTTTCTTGATGGCAACCTTTGCCGGCGCGGTCTTTCTCCCCTTCGCGCTGATCAGCCCGATCATTAACGTCGGCGGACATTGGCCCGCCTGCGCCTATCTGCCGGCGATCGTCGCCAGCGGAAAAATGAAGCGCTGGACCATCGTTGTTCTGCTTATTTTCGCCCTGATCCTTGACGGCGCCGGACTGTCATACTACTTATTTGCTTATCCGACTCCAGCCGACCTGAAGGGGAAAGAGTTTTCGATCAACGCCCAGCTCCCCGCCTACATAAAAGAAACAACACCAAAGAGCGGCAAGACCTATTACTTTGCCAACGACCTGGGGATGCTCGGCCTGGTCGCGTTCCACGGACAGGTCAAGGTCAATATGGCTCCCGGCCGGCTCAAGCAGGTCGACTTATGGGGGACACCCAGATTAAATAAAGGCGACAATATTATCTACTTCGCGATCAACGAATTTGAGCTCCATCAGAAATTAGCCCCTCTTTTCCAGAAAGTCTGGGTCGAACCAAAACGCCGGCTCTTCAACAAAGACGCCGACCTCCCCAGACTGACCAGGATCTATCATGCTGAAGGATATAAAGGCGGGCTCATTCCATGA